From Salvelinus sp. IW2-2015 linkage group LG2, ASM291031v2, whole genome shotgun sequence, one genomic window encodes:
- the LOC111977805 gene encoding neuromedin-U-like gives MSATYLRQLCLLHLVWCLGCWKVTEANPSKECEHGIVLTKGPGIQTDVGDMWRDQNEQQVQNVFKRFLFHYSKANSVGSIQHASHSVHPLMRLSPKLSQRRKKQLLLLKLRDLPEGVM, from the exons ATGAGCGCAACGTATCTGCGACAACTTTGCCTCCTTCATTTGGTCTGGTGCCTTGGATGTTGGAAGGTGACGG AAGCTAATCCCAGCAAGGAGTGTGAACATGGAATTGTTTTGACAAAG GGTCCTGGGATCCAGACTGATGTGGGAGATATGTGGAGAGATCAGAATGAG CAGCAAGTTCAGAATGTATTCAAAAGA TTCCTGTTTCACTATTCAAAGGCAAACTCGGTAGGCTCTATACAGCATGCG TCCCATTCAGTGCACCCATTGATGCGCCTGTCACCAAAACTGTCTCAGAGGAGAAAGAAGCAGCTCCTGCTTTTG AAGCTCCGGGATCTCCCTGAAGGTGTGATGTAA